In one Nostoc sp. KVJ3 genomic region, the following are encoded:
- a CDS encoding peptidoglycan-binding domain-containing protein translates to MTNKALNFLSILFGLKQSRRYFPEERQVCVFNKRPILYRGFSPNSAQESINELQERLEAQGFLSTISGKFDLETEEAVIKFQKANNLQVDGIVGPLSWSCLFYPKLYRNQKSMSPKLQDAVKELQIILNEEGFFKKEPDGYFSRETERGVKRFQRTYGLKDDGIVGAATWAVLLGMRQKIDNKSFIQLVYFLSPQSWFLWEQFLMISFIILGIYYSPIPGNEPKLSTALATAYGLTCIVPFLLECLPIKPSKESNLPLLQYAPYVLTGIFWKPIINFLGTLFN, encoded by the coding sequence ATGACAAATAAAGCACTCAACTTCCTAAGCATCTTGTTTGGACTCAAACAATCCCGACGTTATTTTCCAGAAGAAAGACAAGTCTGTGTCTTCAATAAACGTCCCATATTATACCGAGGTTTTTCACCCAACTCTGCACAGGAATCAATCAATGAACTGCAAGAGCGACTGGAAGCTCAGGGTTTTCTCTCAACTATTAGTGGTAAATTTGACTTAGAAACAGAAGAGGCTGTTATAAAATTTCAGAAAGCTAATAATCTTCAGGTAGATGGAATAGTTGGGCCACTGAGTTGGTCTTGCCTTTTCTACCCAAAGCTTTACCGTAATCAAAAAAGTATGTCTCCAAAGTTACAGGATGCAGTTAAAGAACTACAAATTATTCTCAATGAAGAAGGATTTTTCAAAAAAGAACCTGACGGGTATTTTAGTCGTGAAACTGAAAGAGGCGTTAAACGCTTTCAAAGAACTTATGGGCTAAAAGATGATGGTATTGTTGGGGCTGCAACTTGGGCTGTCCTTTTGGGAATGCGACAAAAAATAGACAACAAAAGCTTTATCCAGTTAGTTTATTTTCTATCGCCCCAATCCTGGTTTTTATGGGAGCAGTTTTTAATGATCTCTTTCATTATACTGGGTATTTATTATAGCCCCATACCAGGAAATGAACCTAAATTGAGTACAGCCTTAGCAACTGCTTATGGGCTTACCTGTATAGTACCTTTTCTCTTGGAGTGTTTACCAATAAAACCGTCAAAGGAGTCAAACTTACCGCTTTTACAATATGCTCCTTATGTGCTAACTGGTATTTTTTGGAAGCCAATTATTAACTTCTTGGGGACATTGTTTAATTAA
- a CDS encoding tetratricopeptide repeat protein — protein sequence MSDQSDGGNLSKTWYQKVLHDWDIDRLLTDLESRIQERYRQNTKKDLLLGLLCGYSLTKIGQDLYRDNASVRVGLSNIYRDIESLTGEADNSVRSSNLIYILERHGYRRGVAASPTNSRSIPHNLPSPTYTEFIGREADMKKLLERLSPEHGAHMITVHGIGGVGKTALVLAAAYLCLKASNENSSDAPKFDAIIFTSAKQQELIPTNSIIRRQQGQRNLRDIFREIANALNDPTIIQSPPNDQFDRVRQILSKRRTLLIVDNMETIEDRDEVIEFLYNLPICIKVVITTREQIALLPIRLRNLPLDDGLQLIGQQAEEKGITLNNEDSKLLYDRTGGIPLAIVYAIGQVSSGYSLNSVLDRLTSATGDVARFCFEQSVQVIKEQPPQKLLMSLAIFPNSPILAAVAEVAGLTAAPDAVNNGLARLQQLSLVNLNPETKRFEMLSLTREYALAELAAYPDFEKEARRRWVKWYLDFAHNYAGEDWEKWIHYNKLEPEEGNLRAVLHWCEDQEDYEAVRDLWLLLSHYANLYAYWDDRLDWLQWLIEQSERRGEWSSFVKIIVRKSWLLIRECSSVSLKEADKILRQTWILRDHADLCVQADLAESMARLQIRQKDYQDARHWLTVEEKLVIEANLEERQHIRYFIPVLYHQAEILYLEGEYLLAKKLFQEVMKSAEKISWHRVINSAQNWLTDIAIEQGDRDEAQKLLTQGLTVAESSKNKRRLARYQRSHARWQKKWGSAEKAQHLSTTVINSFKHLGMTRDAQEMQVFLDSP from the coding sequence ATGTCAGATCAGTCAGATGGTGGGAATCTGTCTAAAACTTGGTATCAAAAGGTTTTACACGACTGGGATATAGATCGTTTACTGACTGATTTAGAGTCTAGAATTCAAGAGCGATACAGGCAAAATACTAAGAAAGACCTGTTACTTGGGTTGCTCTGCGGGTATAGCTTGACGAAGATCGGTCAGGATTTGTACAGGGATAACGCTAGTGTGAGAGTAGGATTGAGCAATATCTATCGAGATATTGAGAGTTTGACAGGAGAAGCAGATAACAGCGTCAGGTCAAGCAACCTTATTTACATTCTAGAGAGACATGGGTATCGCAGAGGTGTTGCTGCATCTCCTACCAATAGCCGCTCTATTCCCCACAATCTGCCATCACCAACCTATACAGAATTTATCGGTCGAGAAGCCGATATGAAAAAGCTACTGGAACGCCTTTCGCCAGAACATGGCGCTCATATGATCACGGTGCATGGTATTGGTGGCGTAGGTAAAACGGCGCTGGTGTTAGCAGCTGCTTACCTATGCTTAAAAGCCAGTAACGAAAACTCTTCTGACGCACCCAAGTTTGATGCGATTATTTTCACTTCAGCCAAACAACAAGAACTTATTCCCACCAATAGTATAATTCGGCGGCAACAGGGCCAGCGTAACCTGCGTGATATCTTTCGGGAAATTGCCAATGCTTTAAACGACCCGACAATTATTCAATCTCCTCCTAATGACCAATTCGATCGTGTACGCCAAATTCTCTCGAAACGGAGAACATTGTTGATTGTGGACAATATGGAGACTATAGAGGACAGGGATGAGGTTATTGAGTTTTTATATAATCTGCCCATTTGCATTAAAGTAGTAATTACTACCCGTGAACAAATTGCCTTACTGCCCATTCGTTTGCGAAATTTACCTCTTGATGATGGTTTGCAATTGATTGGACAACAAGCTGAAGAAAAAGGTATAACTCTCAATAATGAGGATTCCAAGCTACTCTACGATCGCACTGGCGGAATCCCTCTTGCTATTGTTTATGCCATCGGTCAGGTATCCAGTGGCTACTCTTTAAACTCGGTATTGGATCGATTAACTTCGGCTACAGGTGATGTAGCTCGTTTTTGCTTTGAGCAATCAGTCCAAGTAATTAAGGAACAACCACCCCAGAAGTTACTAATGTCACTGGCGATTTTTCCTAACTCTCCTATACTCGCTGCTGTGGCTGAGGTTGCTGGACTAACAGCTGCTCCTGATGCTGTAAATAATGGCTTGGCACGTTTGCAACAACTTTCCTTGGTGAATCTTAACCCAGAGACTAAGCGATTTGAGATGCTCTCTCTAACTCGTGAATATGCCTTAGCAGAATTAGCCGCTTACCCAGATTTTGAGAAGGAAGCACGAAGGCGCTGGGTGAAATGGTATCTTGATTTTGCCCACAATTATGCCGGAGAAGATTGGGAAAAGTGGATACATTACAATAAATTAGAACCAGAAGAAGGAAATCTGCGGGCAGTACTTCATTGGTGTGAAGACCAAGAAGACTATGAAGCAGTTAGAGATTTATGGCTTCTCTTAAGCCACTATGCAAATCTCTATGCTTATTGGGACGATCGCCTAGATTGGTTGCAATGGCTCATAGAACAATCAGAACGGCGTGGTGAATGGTCTTCTTTTGTAAAAATCATCGTCCGCAAAAGCTGGCTACTAATTCGGGAGTGTTCCTCTGTGAGTCTGAAAGAAGCAGACAAAATTTTGCGACAGACGTGGATTTTGCGTGACCATGCAGATTTATGCGTTCAGGCTGACTTAGCTGAGAGTATGGCTAGGCTGCAAATCAGACAGAAGGATTATCAAGATGCCCGCCACTGGCTAACGGTAGAAGAAAAATTGGTGATTGAAGCGAATCTAGAGGAACGACAGCACATCCGCTATTTTATTCCCGTTCTTTATCATCAGGCTGAAATTCTTTATTTAGAAGGTGAATATCTTTTAGCAAAAAAGCTCTTTCAAGAGGTGATGAAAAGTGCAGAAAAAATTAGTTGGCATCGGGTGATCAATTCTGCTCAAAATTGGCTGACTGATATTGCAATTGAACAAGGCGATCGCGATGAAGCTCAAAAGTTATTAACACAAGGTTTAACTGTAGCTGAAAGCAGCAAAAATAAACGGCGTTTAGCTCGCTATCAACGTTCTCATGCCCGTTGGCAGAAAAAGTGGGGAAGTGCAGAGAAAGCCCAGCATCTGTCAACGACAGTTATTAATAGTTTTAAGCACTTGGGCATGACACGGGATGCACAGGAGATGCAAGTTTTTCTTGATTCTCCATAA
- a CDS encoding M48 family metallopeptidase yields MPTYTGISSEAFRHPLDRQAEQALRNLPGFDLIARKFVEFIYERPQLVYLMGNTIQVGPRQYSTIYQMFRECVRDLDIYPEPALFVSQDPQANSYALGQENPYIVINTGLLDLLDEVEIRAVLAHELGHIKCGHTILIQMAMWAMSAASALGELTFGLGNLVTQGLIYAFFEWRRKAELSSDRAALLVMDDLNPVMLTMMKLSGGSIKYANECSLQEFIKQSENYQALDEDGLNQIYKFLLYNGAQGAMLSHPFPVERLHYLRAWAVSEEYQQIRRGNYQRSPASGSVNVAAESSENETDNLRRQIEELQREINRMKRPDSNS; encoded by the coding sequence ATGCCAACTTACACAGGAATTTCCAGCGAAGCCTTCAGGCATCCACTAGATCGTCAAGCCGAGCAAGCTTTACGAAATTTACCGGGATTTGATTTAATCGCTCGTAAATTTGTGGAATTTATTTACGAACGCCCTCAATTAGTCTATCTAATGGGTAACACCATCCAAGTCGGGCCGCGTCAGTATTCCACTATTTACCAGATGTTTCGGGAATGCGTCCGAGATTTGGACATTTACCCAGAACCCGCACTGTTTGTCTCACAAGATCCCCAAGCAAATAGCTATGCACTGGGGCAAGAGAATCCTTACATAGTCATAAATACAGGGTTATTAGACTTGCTAGATGAAGTTGAGATTCGGGCGGTGCTAGCTCATGAACTGGGGCATATTAAATGTGGTCATACTATTTTAATTCAAATGGCGATGTGGGCGATGAGTGCTGCTTCTGCCTTGGGAGAATTGACCTTCGGTCTCGGTAATCTTGTAACACAAGGCTTGATTTACGCCTTTTTTGAATGGCGACGGAAAGCCGAGTTATCGTCAGATCGTGCCGCGCTACTGGTGATGGATGACTTGAATCCCGTGATGTTAACGATGATGAAACTCTCTGGCGGTAGTATCAAATATGCCAATGAATGCAGTTTACAAGAGTTTATCAAGCAGTCAGAAAATTATCAGGCACTGGATGAGGATGGACTGAATCAGATATATAAATTTTTGCTTTACAATGGCGCTCAGGGGGCGATGTTAAGCCATCCTTTCCCCGTAGAACGCTTGCATTACTTACGGGCGTGGGCAGTATCTGAAGAATACCAGCAAATTCGTCGGGGAAATTATCAGCGATCGCCTGCTTCTGGCTCAGTAAATGTTGCCGCAGAATCTTCGGAAAATGAAACAGATAATTTGCGCCGTCAAATTGAGGAATTACAACGGGAAATCAATAGAATGAAAAGACCTGATAGTAATTCATAA
- a CDS encoding ATP-dependent DNA helicase yields MIEAEVHLSLHNFLRSQAGFPSWPHHLTMARLVARALRLGRSALIQVGAVCGYQGRYRTSFVASALMWHGPVIIVAQEAVQQLLLRVEIPRLQQWLPANKSIRTGDAWPGAQFQGLLLTSPEAWLKGQLAGGDRFPEGIPTIIDGVDDLEDWVRDQLTQDIQPHDWDELMLACPNEAEAISEARIQLTHELFQHPVNPYHCYLISQPEIEILSRLYTALDPANLPDTWKHFWQQLQTLDENLFLSASPAPPPLFWATIAHRQGLFSLHYAPMELREILSPLWQRQPVVLIGSAIEPETEAPLFRQRLGLDDLTCLKFSSESQAEAIQLYVPYKLPLPNTPEFQAAFIHKVRTLVCLSATAPGLTVVLVGDVPLKAQVATILASEFGSRVQVEKTCLDENGILISGWEFWREHQRVLPAPHLLIIATLPLPSLENPLVAGRVALYKRSHQDWFRLYLLPAALNELQRAIAPVRESQGIVALLDSRVVNRSYGAQILTALSPLARINYLDPSLFTNTDEENSA; encoded by the coding sequence GTGATTGAGGCAGAAGTTCATTTGTCACTACATAACTTTTTGCGATCGCAAGCGGGGTTCCCTTCCTGGCCCCATCATTTGACGATGGCACGGTTGGTAGCACGCGCCTTGCGCCTGGGACGTAGCGCCCTCATTCAAGTAGGAGCGGTTTGTGGCTATCAAGGGCGATATCGCACTAGTTTTGTAGCATCAGCCCTAATGTGGCATGGCCCTGTAATTATTGTTGCTCAAGAAGCTGTGCAACAACTTCTACTGCGGGTAGAAATTCCCCGTCTACAGCAATGGCTACCAGCCAACAAATCGATTAGAACAGGTGACGCTTGGCCTGGTGCCCAGTTCCAAGGGCTACTATTAACCTCCCCAGAAGCTTGGTTAAAAGGACAATTGGCTGGTGGCGATCGCTTTCCCGAAGGCATTCCGACAATTATTGATGGGGTAGACGATCTCGAAGATTGGGTGCGCGATCAACTTACCCAAGATATTCAACCCCATGACTGGGATGAACTCATGCTGGCTTGTCCAAACGAAGCTGAGGCAATTAGCGAAGCACGGATACAACTGACACACGAACTTTTTCAGCATCCTGTCAATCCATATCACTGCTACCTAATTTCCCAGCCAGAAATAGAGATTTTAAGCCGTCTTTATACTGCTTTAGATCCAGCAAACCTCCCAGATACTTGGAAACATTTCTGGCAGCAATTACAAACCCTCGACGAAAATCTTTTCCTCTCTGCCTCCCCTGCTCCCCCTCCCCTCTTCTGGGCGACTATAGCCCATAGACAAGGTTTATTTTCTTTGCACTACGCCCCAATGGAATTAAGAGAAATCCTTTCACCCTTGTGGCAGCGACAACCAGTAGTTTTAATTGGCAGTGCTATAGAACCAGAAACTGAGGCTCCTCTTTTTCGACAGCGCCTTGGTTTGGACGATTTAACTTGTCTGAAGTTTTCTTCGGAGAGTCAAGCGGAAGCAATTCAACTGTATGTACCCTATAAATTGCCCCTACCTAACACACCAGAATTTCAAGCGGCATTTATTCACAAAGTCCGCACACTGGTTTGTCTGAGTGCTACAGCACCAGGATTAACGGTTGTTTTGGTGGGGGATGTCCCACTCAAGGCTCAAGTGGCGACAATTTTGGCTTCAGAGTTTGGTTCGCGGGTGCAAGTAGAAAAAACTTGTTTAGATGAAAATGGTATTTTGATTAGCGGTTGGGAATTTTGGCGAGAACATCAGCGAGTCTTGCCAGCACCTCATTTGTTAATTATTGCTACTTTACCTTTACCATCTTTAGAAAATCCTCTGGTAGCTGGTAGGGTAGCTCTTTATAAGCGATCGCATCAAGATTGGTTTCGTTTATATTTATTGCCAGCAGCCTTAAACGAATTACAAAGAGCGATCGCGCCAGTCCGAGAAAGTCAAGGCATTGTTGCTTTACTTGATAGTCGTGTAGTTAATCGTAGCTACGGCGCTCAAATTCTCACTGCCTTAAGTCCTCTCGCCCGCATTAACTATCTCGACCCCAGCCTGTTTACTAATACCGATGAGGAAAATTCCGCTTAA
- a CDS encoding DUF2839 domain-containing protein, giving the protein MGEAKRRKTTQGETYGQETRILPWVPITKTQGEQFVTWTTRGAWIGIGLMVVGWATIRFIGPAFGWWQVVY; this is encoded by the coding sequence ATGGGTGAAGCAAAGCGTCGTAAAACCACACAAGGGGAAACATACGGTCAAGAGACTCGCATCTTGCCTTGGGTTCCCATCACAAAAACTCAAGGTGAACAATTTGTCACTTGGACAACTCGTGGTGCTTGGATAGGTATTGGCCTTATGGTTGTAGGATGGGCAACCATCCGTTTTATCGGCCCAGCCTTCGGCTGGTGGCAAGTAGTCTACTAA
- a CDS encoding prolyl oligopeptidase family serine peptidase has product MSSSKKPLSYPSSHKSNQVDNYHGTSVADPYRWLEDPDSEETRTWIEAQNQITFGYLSEIPAREKIKQRLTKLWDYEKYGIPFKEGERYFYFKNDGLQNQSVLYTLKTLEDEPKVLLDPNKLSEDGTVALSGLSISEDGKLLAYGLSTSGSDWQEWKVRDVETGEDLQDNLKWIKFSGASWTHDRQGFFYSRYDEPNEKTQLEDVNYYQKLYYHQLGTSQSEDVLIYHRPDQKEWSFGGGVTEDGHYLIISIWLGTDSKNLVFFKDLTNPNAEVLELINQFEADYSFVDNDDSVFYFRTDLNAPRGRVIAIDTKNPAPENWREIIPQSAETLESVGVLNNQFVADYLKDAHSQIKIFDLKGTFIREVELPGLGSAGGFGGKRHDTETFYNYTSFTTPGTTYRYDMITGKSTVLRQPKVDFNPDDYETKQVFYQSQDGTRVPMFITHKKGIKLDGNNPTYLYAYGGFNASMTPSFSVSLLVWMEIGGIYAMPNIRGGGEYGEEWHQAGMKDKKQNVFDDFIGAAEWLIANKYTKTEKLAIAGGSNGGLLVGACITQRPDLFGAAIPAVGVMDMLRFHKFTIGWAWTSEYGSADNLEEFPALYAYSPLHNIKPDTAYPATLITTADHDDRVVPAHSFKFAAALQEAHAGDAPVLIRIETKAGHGAGKPTAKIIEEAADKWAFLVRTLDIA; this is encoded by the coding sequence ATGTCCTCCTCTAAAAAACCCCTTAGCTACCCATCCAGCCACAAAAGCAATCAAGTCGATAACTACCACGGTACTTCAGTCGCAGATCCTTACCGTTGGTTAGAAGATCCTGACTCTGAAGAAACAAGGACTTGGATTGAGGCACAAAATCAAATTACTTTTGGCTACTTGAGCGAAATTCCTGCCAGGGAAAAAATTAAACAGCGCCTCACCAAACTTTGGGATTATGAAAAATATGGTATCCCTTTTAAAGAAGGCGAACGTTACTTTTATTTCAAAAATGACGGACTGCAAAATCAAAGTGTCCTCTACACTCTAAAAACCCTCGAAGACGAACCCAAAGTTTTACTCGATCCCAATAAACTCTCAGAAGATGGTACTGTTGCTCTTTCAGGATTGTCCATTAGTGAAGATGGTAAACTTTTAGCTTATGGTCTATCTACCTCTGGTTCTGATTGGCAAGAATGGAAAGTACGCGATGTTGAAACTGGTGAAGACCTGCAAGATAATCTAAAGTGGATTAAATTTTCTGGTGCATCGTGGACACACGATCGTCAAGGTTTCTTCTACAGTCGCTACGATGAGCCGAATGAAAAAACTCAATTAGAAGATGTTAACTATTATCAAAAACTCTACTATCATCAATTAGGAACATCTCAGTCAGAAGATGTACTAATTTATCATCGTCCTGACCAAAAAGAATGGAGTTTTGGTGGTGGTGTTACTGAAGACGGTCACTATCTAATAATTTCTATTTGGCTGGGTACTGACTCCAAAAATTTAGTTTTCTTCAAAGATTTAACTAACCCTAATGCTGAAGTCTTAGAATTAATTAACCAGTTTGAGGCAGATTATAGCTTTGTTGACAATGATGATAGCGTCTTTTATTTCCGCACGGATTTAAATGCACCACGAGGAAGAGTTATTGCAATTGACACTAAAAACCCTGCGCCAGAAAATTGGCGAGAAATCATTCCCCAATCCGCAGAAACCTTAGAAAGTGTAGGCGTACTCAATAACCAATTTGTTGCTGATTACCTCAAAGATGCTCACAGCCAAATTAAAATCTTTGACCTCAAAGGTACGTTTATTCGTGAGGTAGAACTACCTGGACTTGGTTCAGCCGGAGGTTTTGGTGGAAAGCGTCATGATACCGAAACTTTTTATAATTACACCAGCTTTACCACCCCAGGAACTACCTATCGCTACGATATGATAACTGGTAAAAGTACCGTTTTACGTCAGCCAAAGGTAGATTTTAATCCAGATGATTACGAGACAAAACAAGTTTTTTATCAGAGTCAAGATGGTACTAGAGTACCAATGTTTATTACCCACAAAAAGGGTATTAAATTAGATGGAAATAACCCCACTTATCTCTATGCCTATGGTGGTTTTAATGCCTCAATGACACCTAGCTTTTCGGTGAGTCTGTTGGTGTGGATGGAAATAGGTGGGATCTATGCTATGCCCAATATTCGCGGCGGTGGAGAATACGGCGAAGAATGGCATCAAGCAGGAATGAAGGATAAAAAGCAGAATGTGTTTGATGACTTTATTGGCGCTGCTGAGTGGTTGATTGCGAATAAGTATACTAAAACTGAGAAGCTAGCGATCGCAGGTGGTAGTAACGGTGGCTTATTGGTAGGTGCTTGCATCACACAGCGTCCCGATTTATTCGGTGCAGCAATACCCGCCGTCGGCGTAATGGATATGTTGCGGTTCCACAAATTTACCATCGGTTGGGCTTGGACTTCCGAATATGGTTCAGCAGATAATTTAGAAGAGTTTCCAGCGCTGTATGCTTATTCGCCACTACATAACATCAAACCAGATACAGCTTATCCAGCAACCTTAATTACCACAGCCGATCATGACGATCGCGTTGTCCCTGCTCATAGTTTCAAATTTGCCGCCGCTTTGCAAGAGGCTCATGCAGGTGATGCGCCAGTATTAATTAGAATTGAGACTAAAGCAGGACATGGTGCAGGTAAACCCACGGCTAAAATTATCGAGGAAGCCGCAGATAAGTGGGCTTTTTTGGTACGTACTTTGGATATCGCCTAA
- a CDS encoding ATP-binding protein produces MKNKISLKVNTDLTVSHQVLSWFEQINQPPIPNKEIWWQCQTLMIEGFTNIVEHAHKNLPLETPIEIEAVRLNEYIEIRIWSQGEHFDLEQQLQKTSEFEENEQARGRGLKIMSVIADKLSYKPTGDNRYCLFISKYY; encoded by the coding sequence GTGAAAAATAAAATTTCTCTAAAAGTCAACACAGACCTCACAGTATCGCATCAAGTATTATCTTGGTTCGAGCAGATAAATCAACCACCTATTCCCAATAAAGAAATTTGGTGGCAGTGTCAAACACTGATGATAGAAGGTTTTACTAACATTGTTGAACATGCCCACAAAAATTTACCTCTTGAAACTCCTATTGAGATAGAAGCTGTGCGGTTAAATGAATATATAGAAATTCGGATCTGGTCTCAAGGCGAACACTTTGACTTAGAGCAGCAATTGCAAAAAACATCGGAATTTGAGGAGAATGAGCAAGCACGTGGGCGTGGTTTAAAAATTATGTCCGTCATTGCCGATAAGTTGAGTTATAAGCCGACAGGAGATAATCGTTACTGTTTATTTATTAGTAAATATTATTAA
- a CDS encoding SpoIIE family protein phosphatase: MFKILVIDDDPIVRTVLKKTLENQGYDISIAKNGEEGITQAQLLRPALIICDWMMSQVDGLEVCRRIRTDPELATTFFILLTARGAARGEEEDRVRGLDAGADEFISKPIEMNELKARVRAGLRLHQLNQDLQSQKEALETLNQDLQTQKQILEAELVEAADYVRSLLPSPLVGAVTTENLFIPSAQLGGDCFDHHWIDEDNLAIYLLDVSGHGVGSALLSVSVLNVLRSQSLPNTNLCQPSEVLKALNHAFQMTKHGDKYFTIWYGVYHRPKHQLIYANAGHPPALLLSKTSKTGIQVKQLNSLDLPIGFLPDVQFEDAVLEIEENTTLYIFSDGVYEINQSNGEIWGIDAFIDLLTKYSWENTCNLNQLLANIFTLNAQNNLDDDFSLVKVNFG; encoded by the coding sequence ATGTTTAAAATTCTGGTTATTGATGATGACCCTATAGTGCGGACAGTACTGAAAAAAACACTCGAAAATCAGGGTTATGATATCAGTATCGCCAAAAATGGCGAGGAAGGAATTACACAAGCACAATTATTACGTCCTGCTCTGATTATCTGTGACTGGATGATGTCTCAGGTAGATGGGCTAGAAGTGTGTCGTCGAATTAGAACAGATCCAGAGTTAGCGACTACTTTTTTTATTCTATTGACGGCAAGAGGAGCAGCGCGAGGAGAGGAGGAAGATCGAGTTAGGGGACTTGACGCTGGAGCAGATGAGTTTATCTCTAAACCAATAGAGATGAATGAATTGAAAGCACGGGTAAGAGCAGGGCTAAGATTACACCAGCTAAATCAGGATTTACAAAGTCAAAAAGAAGCTTTGGAGACACTAAATCAAGATTTACAAACCCAAAAGCAAATTTTGGAAGCAGAATTAGTTGAGGCTGCCGATTATGTGCGATCGCTTTTACCCTCTCCCCTTGTTGGAGCAGTAACTACAGAAAATCTGTTTATTCCCTCAGCACAGCTAGGGGGCGATTGCTTCGACCATCATTGGATCGACGAAGATAATTTGGCAATTTATTTGTTAGATGTATCAGGTCATGGGGTGGGTTCAGCCCTCCTATCTGTATCTGTGCTGAATGTTTTGCGATCGCAATCTCTCCCAAACACTAACTTGTGTCAACCCAGTGAAGTCCTAAAAGCACTCAACCACGCTTTCCAAATGACGAAGCACGGTGATAAATACTTCACAATCTGGTATGGAGTTTATCACCGCCCTAAACATCAACTTATTTATGCCAACGCCGGACATCCACCAGCTTTACTCTTATCTAAGACCTCTAAAACAGGCATCCAAGTTAAACAGCTAAATTCTTTAGATTTACCAATTGGTTTTTTACCCGATGTTCAATTTGAGGATGCTGTTTTGGAGATCGAAGAGAACACCACTTTATACATTTTTAGTGATGGTGTTTATGAAATTAATCAGTCAAATGGCGAAATTTGGGGAATTGATGCTTTCATTGACTTGCTAACTAAATATAGCTGGGAAAATACCTGTAATTTAAATCAACTATTAGCGAACATTTTCACCTTAAATGCTCAAAATAATCTTGATGACGACTTCTCTTTGGTAAAAGTTAACTTTGGTTAG
- a CDS encoding STAS domain-containing protein, which translates to MSLSVKILELSGILDGIRGNELRREVSDALANGTEILLIDMKGVNFIDSSGLGALVSAMQMTRNANAKLFVCSISAQVRMLFELTKMDRIFQTFADQDEFNSQILATQ; encoded by the coding sequence ATGAGTTTAAGCGTGAAAATACTAGAATTATCTGGGATTTTAGATGGTATTAGAGGTAATGAACTGCGTCGTGAAGTAAGCGATGCTCTGGCAAACGGAACTGAGATTTTATTGATTGATATGAAAGGAGTAAACTTTATCGATAGCTCTGGTTTAGGTGCTTTAGTATCAGCAATGCAAATGACGCGAAATGCTAATGCTAAACTTTTTGTTTGTTCCATCAGCGCTCAAGTCAGGATGTTGTTTGAACTGACTAAAATGGATAGAATTTTTCAAACCTTTGCGGATCAAGATGAATTCAATAGCCAAATATTGGCAACGCAATAG
- a CDS encoding PIG-L deacetylase family protein produces the protein MNTNLDSKNFGQRTVLTIYAHADDEVLPAAGTLSLMSKAGWNIRCLILTDGSLSSSPIKGTRHQEADAAGKIIGATYEFHALEEYNFSTQAVIKVTEEAIRRWQPDLIITHAPQPEKYGHRDHEVCAIAVSNVATRKNITLWYSAPPVFLRGFEPNFFVDITSVIEEKVAAIGCYESEMNKAFMQLDAILVLSRFWARELGQKDGYFEAFEISRQCVDASFFTAIANNRQAIQHS, from the coding sequence ATGAACACTAATTTAGACTCAAAAAACTTTGGTCAACGAACTGTTTTAACAATTTATGCTCATGCTGATGATGAAGTTCTACCTGCTGCTGGCACTCTCAGTCTGATGTCCAAGGCGGGATGGAATATTCGTTGTTTAATTTTGACTGATGGCAGTCTTTCTAGTTCACCTATTAAGGGTACTCGTCATCAAGAAGCGGATGCAGCCGGTAAAATCATCGGCGCAACTTACGAATTTCATGCGCTTGAGGAGTATAACTTTTCAACCCAAGCAGTAATTAAAGTTACTGAAGAAGCTATTAGACGTTGGCAACCGGATTTGATTATTACTCATGCACCACAACCGGAAAAATATGGACATAGAGATCATGAAGTATGTGCGATCGCAGTTTCTAATGTTGCTACCCGCAAAAACATAACTTTGTGGTACTCAGCCCCGCCTGTTTTTTTACGTGGTTTTGAACCAAACTTTTTTGTGGATATTACTTCTGTAATTGAGGAAAAAGTGGCAGCTATTGGTTGTTATGAATCAGAGATGAATAAAGCATTTATGCAACTTGATGCCATACTAGTTTTATCTCGTTTCTGGGCACGGGAATTAGGTCAGAAAGATGGCTATTTTGAAGCTTTTGAAATCTCTCGTCAATGTGTAGATGCTAGCTTTTTTACTGCAATAGCTAATAATCGACAAGCAATTCAACATAGTTGA